The genomic segment CTcatcacatatgcacaaatgTACTTTTTTATAGTAGTGTGGCTAGacaaaaccaagcccaaaacaCCTTCAAGGTGACCACTGTTtggccttttcaccaaccacagctacagtatatatgtgCATCATGACCACGGATAATATATATGttgcacatggattggaaacgcacaTATAAAATCTATTATGAATAGTGTACGGTTCTTGTAATACAATGTCACAATGTTTTACGGAATTGGTAGTGAAGACTAGTGTAGAATAACACGATTCTCTCACAATTGCAGAACGTTTTGAAACTTGTAGGGCCTTTTTGCCTTATCATCCCTAAAGTTTGTGGTTAGtatgttgctctggtatgataATCTCTGACTAGGTGATAGCATAAGAAAGGATAGCCACTAACATAACTGTGTTTTATTTCTTTAGCTATTAAAACCTAACATAGGATAAGTTGTTGCTGAGTTATCAAGTGGATGAAGTACGAATGTAACAAAATGTTTGTGTAGGCAAATCATGGCAGTGGGAATGTATACTTACACACACTTGGCACACGTGAAAGAGCAGTATCTATTCTGTTTCTGTAGCAACACAACGTGGTGAGTTGGTATCGTGTGAAGCTACACCACAGTGAAACATTCAAACAACTATGCATCTGGCAATGGAAACTACCAATATGCACTCACAGAAACTCCAGCGGGGGCTCTTCATTCCACTACCATACACTAGAAGAATAAGTACTAGAATTAATTCCATATAAAATATTGTCTTCCTCTGCATAAATGGCTAGCTTCACCATGAATTAAATTTTCCCCGTAAACTTTTTGCAAGGAATGTGTCGCCGTTTTGTGCAATTTACGgagtcatttccaatccatgtgcaatatatatattatctgtGATCATGACTTACCTtaatcctcctttgtgtctatTTCTTTTTCCACTGCACAGCCACATAGGTGTTAATTTGTGGTAACACTGGTGTGGTTGTCACGAGGATCATCCCTATGATTGCAGAGTGCTTCTCATACTATACTTTGTAATGCTATTACTAATGGGTAAAATATAACTGAAAGCAAAACAAAATGGTCACTTTACTTCTCAATAAATGATAGTTTGGGGCATGCGTTTAGTCACaatactggattgattgtagggGAACTTCTCATACTATTCTTTTGTAGTGTTGTATAACAGGTGAAACGAAGCAGGATGGTCACATCACTTTCCACTAATTGATACAGTAGGTTAAGTCACTCAATTGATTATGCTGCACAGTAAGCATTTATGGCTGAAGTTGTATGTGTTCTGTTGTACATGTAATTATGCATATTCTCAACACTTATATTGACTTGCTTGCTATAATAGGGTTTAAATCAGATGAGTTTGGAAAGGAATACTACACTTTCTTCGGTCCAAAGAGTGTGTACGATGGAAGCAGTGTTTCCAGCTCTTATCAGAAGGGAGTGACATCATCTCAGTATCCTGTTAAAGGCCATTGGAGAGACAAAGTGATTAGCGACTTCATTGAAAAATATGAGTCCAAGCAAAAGACAGGCGATCCAACTTCTGTTGATCCAGATGCCTTGGTTGCTGTTATCCCTATAGTTAGCCATTACGCTGGGAAACCTGATTTCATGCAGAGATGTACAGAAGCTGTTGAGGTGTTGCAGACTTGTCCAGATGCAGTCAACTCTGCTTTAATGGCTGGCAAAATCCTTGAGAAATTCATACTCAAGGTTGATGATAAAGACGACCCCAGAGCTACATTGAATGAAGCGATGTCTGAGTGGGATAGTCTGGCCAGTGCTTCTCCTGGTGTACTTGATGCCAAAATGTCACAGGTTGTCAAAGAAGTTGTTGAGAGTGACTTGAACATGTCAGCAGTTGATGCCACTAAACAGTTTGGGAAAGCCTGAGGTTAGCTAACAGAAAATgaacacatataaattattactCATTCATAGTCCAGTGGTTGTATTGCACACACAAAATGCCCTGTTGTGTAGAACTATGCAAGCAAACTAATCATCCAAACAACAGCAGTTAGATTTTAATCCATAGATGCTGTAGACGGGGACCTGATTTATTTTGATAGTAATGGTTGTACAGCTGCCTAACTGTATTAATATAACTTCAGTACAAATGAATGTTGTatcattgtttttttttttttcagactTGCCTTACTCCTTCCAGTCTGCACTGTTTCTACTGTGTACCTGCAGTGATTATACCAGTGCGGTCAGGAAGGGTATTGAGGCTGGAGGGTGCAACTGTAGTAGAGTATCATTCATTGGAGCCTGTATGGCAGCCAATGCAGGTCTGAAGTGTATACCAGCAGAATGGATCAAGAAAACACACAAGGCGAAGGAAATGTGTCAGCTTCTACTGGAGCTGTTCACACAATAGACTGACTCAGTGGAGTAACGTGTGTACAAGCATCTTTGTACTTTTAATGATGCTACTGACCAACATTCTATTACAGAAAGGTCGGTAGTTGAACTTGATATATTTACACTGATGTTTTATACTAACATTACTAATTCATATTTAACACAATTCTATTTTGCAGCTGCATGCTATCATGATTCCAGTGGTGTTCTTCAAGACAAATACTCCTTTAACAGTTCTTAACGTTGACTTCATCATACTCTACAATTACTTTTATAAATAAATTGTGCTTTCcgtttgattgttctattagaatgtttaaGCAAAACAGCTTTGGCACTCATTGGATCCCAGTGATGCATAAAAACCATTCAGACAATTAGAGACTTAATGCATTTCCACAACACCTATTACACTAATAATTTTGTATGTTGATCGATGCTTtttaagtaaattataaattgTATTTGACTGttgaaacaaatcactatgACTATAGTGTGTGTCCTTGTGTGTGTTATACAAGTTAGTTACGTTATTCTGCTTTTACATCTGAGTAAATCTTTCTAACAAACACACTGGTACCTATGAATCCAATTGTCCCTAATATGCACAcaaatgacaaaaaaaaagaaagttaTATGCATAGAAAGGAGAACAAAGTCACAAGGGCTTACCACATAGAATCGACAACCCAAAACTAAACAATGCCATGTAGCTGAAGTAGAAAGTGGTTTGGAAGAAACCATACATTCtacaaaataaataataaaacaaatatttttGGTATACATAGGTAAAAATATGTGCATACTTAGTTTTGAAGAAGTAATAGTAAAATGAATACAGGTAGACATAAATTCCTATTGAGCCAGCTGAGCAAAGACTTGTCCATTGCCTACACAAAACACCGGCAGTTGTACAAAGGTAAACATCTTTCTGTGAGCGTACTCAACTCACCAGCGATAATCTTCAGCATTCAATAAAAAGTATGTACACACTATCGTTGCACAAATGGTCACTATTGAGAGGATTACAAACACCAGCAACATGAAACCAAACACATAATAGATCTTGTAAGCCCAGAATGACGTGAAGACAAAATAACTACAAAAATGGAAAGATACTTTTATAAATACACAATAGCACAATTTAAACTCACACTTCAATGAAGATGGACCCAAATGGCAGAACACCACCTAGAAGAATAATAATGATGGGCTCCATAAACCTGTAAAGGAGAGTAAAATGGTAGTGTAATGATATAGCTGTGTTTACAATGGTCACCATTTCTTTTCAGGGATCGGTCTGGGAACTGTGTTCACCCTGCAGGGCACATCAGCATTTCCTGACAAGTTCCGTCCCAGAATTGCACCAACCAGATTCAATGGTAACACAACAAATAAACAGATACAAGCCACAATAACCTATAGGGTGGAACAGCATTGACAATAGCCCCACAATGGCTAGTGCCTTACCATTGTAGTAAAAGGAATTGCTCGAGAAGCATGATAGTAGatagcaacaaaattaataatgatgaCAGTAGTAGATATTAATAGAGGGAACAGCAGCGACCCGACAATGGTCTGTTTGATCCATTCTttacctacacacacacatacatcacaCCATAATAGCAGTTCACTGTAACATTGCTTGAGCCTAAATCTATTATTTACAAGCATGAATTGATAACTTTTGTTAGTGCTGTAAACAAAGGAACAACTAATGGGACTAGCACACGTAACTGCTGGTTTAAAACTATTGAGCACTTATTTCACACACAGAACACACCTCCTAGTCTTGAGTACAGTGCTCCTCCACAGTAACCATTGACTGGTGAAGTAGTGGCATAGAGGAATATGGCAGTGCTCAGCAGGGTACCACgcctgtatatatgtgtgtaacaactttaacaaacaaggtgtatgttctattagagtatttcgactaATTCTGCAAGTGTGTGGacaatgcatgtacatgtagtatATAAACCAATGGTAGTTTCTATATATAAACACTACTTACTGTTGGTAGTAGTCACCGATGATAGCCAGTAGGATACACACCATAGCAACAAATATCAGTTGACAGCCAGTGCCAATAATGGAGGAGAACACAATGGGATGTGCTGGTGCTCTGAAAACATCACCATGAACTTGTTTCCAACCATACTCATCTCCCAAATCACGCTCCTCAACAAAAATTTACATACATATCATCAACACACGTGATTAAGGGAACTGCATATAAGGGTTCTGTCCACAGTGAATAAAGATGGACAAATTGGCCAGTATTATTTGTGATCATCTCAGTAACTACCCACCTAGttgaatttttatttatttttatttaattttttttttgtcatagcATTATGAACAGTGTTCGAAGGATGggttaccaaagtttcagcctactACAGTAAGTGGTATTGGAACTATAGTGCTAAGAAATCGATTTATACAGCAacttgtttacatttgcacTCATATATTTTGTTTAAATTggtctacagagttgggatCTGGCTTAAAATGATCACCATGAATTAgcaaatccaccaaggtatagttttattCACTTGCAAATACAAGTATGAAGGCGTTTAAATAAAGAAATGACGACAATTTTGTTTACCAAATTTCCATTAATAAATGCACATGACGCACAAGTCCTAAGGGCTACAtgaacaaaacaaagatattcgaACTCTCCATAAGCATGTATAGGTTTAATGGATTTGAGACTTGCTATCCTGAGTAAAGGTAAAACTGGAATATTTCTTTCTTTGAAGCATGCATAATTTCATGggatttttaaatttcattttattaaaAGTATTCTTGTGTGAACTACGTAATTCGCTGAGACGGTCATGCACCCCACTACATAAAAGTATTAAGATTCTGAAGTGCCATTTGCTTTATTTGTACCATAGTCAATGCCATTTAAAAATTTTAGGCAGGGTAGAATATAACCATGTAGTTGCCTTTGTATAGAAAGATCAAAGCAGTAAAGATACACATTAACCTATGTGATGTCAGGTGCCTGAAAAACAAAGTCAGCATTCTGATTAAAAATACTGGCAAAAACATAAAAAAATCATCCACCAAACATATTAGTGGCTTTTGGCAAACACACCACTCAGGTTTCAAAATTCACCTTAAGTTTCCTGACCTCACCAACCTGGGCTTCACTATCCATGTAAGCATGTGGCTAGTGTGTAAACAAGTACTGTACACaattcagtcagtcagacatGACACTAGTTACACACTACATGTGTGGTATGGATGACTCATGAGCTTGTACTTACTATGTCATCCAGTTCAGCTTCTTTAGTGTACCGAGCATAATCCTTCCTTAGAGTTCGCAGCAATATCATGGTCACCAGTCCAACGAGGAATATGACCATCATAAACGAATTGAATATGGAGAACCAGTGAATCTACCAGTGGAGAGTAACAAAAATGATTTACTGTAGAGTTTGTACTTAATTGCCAATACAGCTCAAACACACTGGGTATCGAATCAaattacagtggtccctccattatccagcCATTGATTATCTGAACGTTCTGTTATCCAAATTATggacgtgactgttctattagagtattttgccaaaattgtacgttctattagagtattttaactgagctctgtatataaatgtaatgGGCTTCGTTTATCTGAACttttccattatccaaacacacctAGGGGGCCCAAtgagttcagataatggagggaccactgtaacacctctactggtgatagagaactgttAATTGGTCTGCATAAAATAAAGTGAAGCCTTTTTACTAAATCTACTCTTTTTTTACTCCGTGTGCTTTGCTGAATGTGCTCCAGATTTAGATACTCCCCTCTCACACACATCCTGTAGTTTCATGCCCAGCCAGGTCCATGCTAACAGTATAAACACCATCTGGTGACAATGACAGTGTTTCTTGGGCCTGGAAGTGTGATCCAGCCCATACCTAATATAGTAATAGGGATTCGTAACAGTGACATCACTACGAACAATCTTCGTTACGGGTTTGACTTGTCTTGGTCATGGGTTCAGTAGTAGACAGAAACAGCCTCAGTTCACAAAAAATATTACCTTTACACAAATATTCAATCATTGTGGAAATAGCTAATGCTGAAAAATTCTCGTAATGTCCTTAGAAAGTGCCACAAAAATAATTGGGAGCAACCATAGCAATGATGTTCAAGACAAACTGGCAGCATAACACTTATCCAATGTAATAGTGAAAAGGAAACTGAAAATACGGCCACTCAAAGTCTGTACCCATAATTGCCTGCACATCAAACTATTAGAATAACATCATCGTTGCAAATCCCTATTTATATATGTCCTGCCAAACTATTGCCTGGGTAATCAGAATCAAGGGGTGTATAATTGCACGAATGTATTGGAAATTGACAAGAAAGCAGACATTAAAAGAGCCATTTTTATTAGAAATTTTCACCTGGGTTGTTTGTTGTCTAGTGTTGTGCGATTAAATCAATTAATCGATTGTAGCAAATAAATTAATCAGAAGTAGTACTTTCTCCTTATAATCTAACATCAAGAATCCAAACGATTCAGCTTTCAATCAATTGATGTCACCCTAGAACCAACCATGCAGTATCATAACTGGTGCTAGTGAAGGTAGCTTTGTTTTACAAAATGGATGCATAAATAACAACAAACTGTTTAAACTATTCCTATAAAAAGCACAGAGCTCAGAACATACAGAATGCAATTAATCACATAATTGTGATTACTGTAGCCAAAATCACACAGTCCTATTGTTGTCAAGCGATTATACGTAAAACTGAAAAATTGTGACAGAATTTTCATCAGAAATGAAACGCTATCCTCTACTAACACCACATAAGAAATGATTGTCTCTAGTACAATGACTTATTATTCAGCTTACTTTATTCCTAGGCATTTTAGAATGATTGTTCATTGCTTTTAAATGATTAAATATGTAACTCCATGATTCTGTGGCAAGCCAATATTTTGACTGGATCATACCTACCAGCCCAAGAAAGTTGAGTATTGTCACCACATGGTGCTTGTACTATTAGTGCTGACCTGCCTTAGCACCAGACTACCTTCCCACACAAATGACTGATTCTTGACTCAGAAGCccattgtatgtatataattattgagTATTATATACAGttccatttttaaatttttacgCTCACTCTTCAGCTCACCAgcctactctaataaaacttACATATGTTTGACAAGAACATTACGTAAACACATGTCTTATAGGTTAAGTGATAGCAGGTTGTAATTTTGCAAGTTATATGTGTATGGCAACAAGTCATCACAGTAATTGGAAAGAGAAAAGCTTAGTACACACATGAGTAAAGAGTATTTATGTAAAAAGGCGGTTGGCACACATTCTTGTATGCTGACCACGTTCACAATCAAATCAGATATTATATGCTTTACTATTCCTTTTGAGTCTAACCAgtagctacacacaaacacacataacacatacaatgtgcagtgtgttcacaACACTCACTCTGTGTTGGAAGAAGTTTGGATCAAGATATTTGTCAAATCTTGACTGAAATGGAATAGATGATCCTCTCCATTGAACCTACAAATTACAAGAATTGAAATCTAAACAATAATAACATGCTGTCCTTCTGTCATGTATATGCAATGAGTATGTATATTTACAATCAGGagcacacaaacactacaaagTGTAACTCTTAGTGTGATAGTAGTGTATGCAAGCATGAGTACTTGTATATgcatatgtgttgtgtgtgtgtgtgtgcgtagtgtgtgtgtgtgtgtgtgtgtgtgtgtgtgtgtgtgtgtgttgtgtgtgtgtgtgttgtgtgtgtgttgtgtgtgtgtgtgtgtagtgtgtgtgtgtgtagtgtgtgtgtgtgtgtgtgtggtgtgtgagtgtgtgtgtgtggtgtctgCGTGTCGTGTATGTGCGTGTCGTGTGTtgtgtcgtgtgtgtgtgtgtagtgtgtgtgttgtatgtgtagtgtgtgtgtgtgtgtgtgtgtgtagtgtgtgtgtgtgtgtgtgtgtgtgtgtgtgttgtgtgtgtagtgtatgtgtgtgtgcgtgtggtgtgtgtgtgtgtgtgtgtagtgtgtgtgtagtgtgtgcggtgtgtgtgtgtgcgtgtcgTGTGTGTGTCgtgtcgtgtgtgtgtgtcgtgtcatgtgtgtgtgtcgtGTCGTGCGTGTGTGTCGTGTCATGTGTGTGTCgtgtcatgtgtgtgttgtgttgtgtgtgtgtcgtgtcatgtgtgtgtgcgtgcgtgcgtgcatgcgtgtgtgtgtacacgctagtagtatatgtgtgcatgtgagctTTGTGTGTGTAATAATGTGTATGTTTTAGGATTTCGTTTGTCACAAAGTAAATAATGGTGACACAGTTAAATTACTACCTGATAGGAAAATGAAATGGTTGTTCCTGGAACTAGTTTGGTCTTTCCTTCACTAGTTAGGTTCACTTCAACAATCTGAAATGATACAGCAAAAAGCAcatgtgacacacacacacacaaacacaacacacacctggTTGTCAGAATATCCAATGTCAAATTTCTTGTGAGTCCAAATAAAATAATTCTTATCCTCTCCAGTTTCTTCTATCTCACCAACTATACCTACACAATCCACAGCAAAAAATGGAAGTACTAACCAACACATGCACTCAAATGTTTACTTATACTACGTTTACACTTTGCGGAGTTGTGCAAACCAGTTTGTTTATTGGCACATGTTTAGACCACTGCAATGAAGCACGCTAGCCTAGAAAATGGAACTCTGCTAACAGGTGGTTAGGAAGAAAGACAATGGCGAAATAGCACGGTTATGCTCTAGGGATGGTTAATGGCTTATACTAGCTGTTAATATCCCTCATTACGAGGTGGTCGATACCCGTAAGTAATTGTGTGCCCTTCCTGCTTTGAAGTGTTGAATTGTTCTGTTCGGTATTGTGTTTCTTTTACCTATTTAAGCTTTATTTTGATGTAATATCTAGTGGACACATTGAATATAGAAAACCGAACCAAACCAAATCGTGCTAGTATGGCAGATTTATGAGGGCTAGCCCAGTTTGGTTCGGCTCAGTTCAGTGGGTGTTTATACTGCAGTGAAAACCGAGATGGGCCATGGCctccccacttttatgggacaatgtttgcaaagatcaagatactctaatagatgaGTCGTGCCGAACCGAGCCAGTACATGATATGAGGCAAGTGTAAACACAGTGTTATTAGTAAACCAAACACAGTATGGGAgttagtaaaacgcggaatacggaataacggaattgcagaataacgaaataagcaaaacttatcttttgcagattgtacaaatagttatatgctctatagtaattatactttatttaccttgcaacagctctgcatggcacaccacagcgatggatagaacagcagctggcgagcattaaatgggacgagcacacaaccaatcaccctagaacaatctaccttcgctaaacttacttacctacactcttgattcaaacctgaagagttttgaaatccatttaaagacacacaaccactggacttccctactgaactctagtgtgactctaataaatccGGTCATATGTACATGAAGGGCAGCTGGTTTAACTtaagaatagaactaggtcttggcgttttgtagctatatcaactaaggaGTATAGACAAGTAAatttagcgaaggtagatcgttctagggtgattggttgtgtgctcgtccCATTAATGCTCACCaagctgctgtttatccatcGCCATGGtatgccatgcagagctgttgcaaggtgtaaataaagtatgattgctatagagcatgtaactatttgtacaatctgcaaaagataagttttgcttatttcgttattccacaattccgttattccgtattccgcgttttactaacTCCCACACAGTATTAGTAAACCCTACAACTTCTGATGAAAGCAGTTAATCAACAGCTGCACATTCCAGATATGCTTCTAGGAATTTGAAAGCCATGTTGCTGCAACAGTTTAGCTAAAAGGTTTCACCACACAAGCCTAAGTAGTACTTTGATCACTCATGTACTTCCCAAAAGAATAAGTATAATATCCAACCAGTCTTTTCAATATTCAGTAATTAAACACTTGGTTTTAATAAGAgacactactttatattatgaacattTGGTTCAAAGTATATGTTCTATTCTTGGAAGCACACACATGGCAAGTACATACATGGCAAGCACATAcactgcacacatacatacacacacaaacacaatacGCAAAACACAAATATGTAATGATATACATTCACAGATACAGAGGTACACACTTACCCCATATGGGCAAATCATCTGGACACATCAGGAACATAATAGACAAGAGGAATAAACCTTATTACATGATGTAGATCATACCAACTCACCAATGTACATTTGGTACCAGTAGTGATTCTTGATAGCATAAGTGAATGCATTGTACTGAGCTTCTGACATGTCTATTGAACAGTAGACTTTCTTCATTGATGGATCTGTGTGTGAACAATAAATTAGTAACCTGATTAACCCACACCAACACTTTAAAAATTGACAGGAATTAAATTTGGTGGGTGGAAATTTAACTAAAATCCTACATCTGCCAAACAGCTAGCCAGCTAACTAAAGTTAGTTTTAAGCTTCACTTCAAGTGACATCAGGAGTAATGTTTGCTTTGTAGGGTGCGTTGCTATGAGCAGCAGAATCGATGAACATACGGCTCTTTTGAAGTAATTGAAGAAGATACCATCTAAATTCCAGGCTAATAAACAATTGACTGCTTACGATCAGCAAGCTTGCAAAATTCGAGGAAATACTAATTATCCTACGCAGTTTATTCTGATGAAGATCGAGCAGCCAGACATTTCTCTGAAACTTTCAGATTTTTTGTGAGataactacagtacatttgtactTGTGGTAACCTCAGCCTTCTACAGTGTACAATACTCAAATCATCAGTCAAGCTGCTATGATTATCGCTTGCACATGACTCCGGCCATAACTAAAATTATCAGTATAAAGCACCTGTCTTGAATGTGGTGAGTGCCACGTAATCATACAGTAGATGTTAGAGCCAAAGCTCTAACATCTAAGATGTAATTAGCACAGGCCCCTGTGAGCAAGAGGGGAACCGTCAATATTAAATCTGTGAAACAGATATATGTTTTTTTCAATTCATCAAAAGTCAAGTTTAGCTTTCAAGTTCTTACCATTCCATACACAGCCCCTTAGCATTACGTACAATAAAAAACTGTTGCTTGGTTTATTTTGAGATGGAAAACCTAACACATTAATTTACAtatgtagaatattttgtatACTGCCTATCACGGTTATTGCACACTTTTTATCACGATATGATAAATtatcatgatttataaatcagcaTGAAGGTAATCAAGTGAGATTTTAGCACTTGTATATGTATATGAAAAGTAGCAATACAACAGGACTTAATACCACGTAACTCACTAGAGGTCTCTATTGAAGAAAATAAATTTTACTGTACTGTCTTAAATATCACTTTCCagtaaattttgtgaaaaggTGCTGCATCATTATGTATCAACAATTATATCATAATCATGCATGACATAGAAATTTATCGCGATACACGATATATCAATATATTACACATCACTACATCTATGTATAACACAAAACACGGTATACAGGTAAGAAAACAACTTCAGATTACAGTCCATAGGTGTACACCCTACATGTACCTTTAAATGAGATATCTAATCCACTGAACTCCAGTTCAACACCTTGTAAAGCTTCCCCAATAGTTTCATGATAGTGTCCTATCACCTCCTTAGGGCCTATAATGGTATGTAGTACACTTCATGTTATTAATATGCACTTTATCACAATACACTATACATAGTACAAACGTAAGAGACATTTTACCGTATTGCCTCGAAAATAGACGGGCATTTATTTCTATCAAACAACTGTTCACAGGGTTTCCACAAAACAAGACCGATGACTATACGAGACCAGAATTTATATACAACACCAGCAACCATGCATTCCTTCAAACAACTCATTCCTCAGTGCTGTATAGATGTTTTCCCCTCGGCATATTTCACATTTAAAGAAGTCTACGAaacatttttcactttgtcGCTTATAACACTGCATGAGAAATATATGACTACACTATACAGATGTTAATTTGAGCTCTGGTGTTTGTTTCTGATGTAATGTTCTATACCCCCAGCAACTAAATGGGACCAGGTGTTCACTGTATATGGGACTAGCAGTAGTTTGAGGCGATACGGTATACATAGATGCACCCCCTACAAATTATCTCTAAATTATATAGACGACTACTCTATTATGTACATCATGTATCAGTTTTGTTTATTTGGACCACACCTCAGAGTCAGTTTAGCTACTATACAGAATATTATACAATTACTGAGGCCTTGAATTACACACAATTGTTAAATTCTTACCTTTACAGAATGGAAGAGAGAAGTAGCTGTATGTTTCTTGTCTGTTGTGGTATGGTCCAACTGTGTTCATCCATAGCACCACCTCCTCTCCGTCTTCATACTATACAAAGAAAGGCAATACCTGACATTGTGTGAGATAAAATAGGAGTACAACAATGTGAAGAGTACAGGAATAAAGTTAGCTAGAGCGTTTATGCTAACATAGGGTGACTATCTCTCAGGTGAGGATAATCACAGACCTACACACATGAGATGACAACTGAGATGACAAGTTGACAAGTTCATACTGGCAATTTGGGTATCCATGTTACACATGTGACACCTCTGGGTAAGTCAAGTGGGCATGTTAAGATCTCAACAAAATGTGAACATTACTTCACTATATGGAGCACTTTAAGACATTACAAAAACATTGCAAGAAAAGTCACAATGTGTTTTGTAGCCTCATTTATACAGCATAGTTCTTAATCACTACTATTTGCAATATTATCATTCACTGGAGAGTAAGAAAAGTTGATGGTTTGTCTCACTGTGCTCCTCTTCATTGTTTCCCTTACTGTCAGTAAGGCAGCACCACTTCACTGTACTGATCAACAGCTACCAGCTAGCGGTGACGAATTATGGCCTGACCTCCAACAAGTTGCTACCATAGACTACTGCTTGGTTGATGAGTGTACCATCATGATCGATACTGGAGAGAAACTGGACATTGCCTACACTACTGATAGTCTCCTTGTTACTGCCCCGACAGATGGCCGCACTTCTGCAGTGATTGCAAAGCAAGAAAGCGAGCTGCCTTGTGTTGAGCAACACAGCACCTTTTTCCGTCTCCAACTACAATACGCGGAGCTGGTAATGTTTTTGTTGGTGGCCATCTTAAGCGGGTACATAATTGCCATACATGTAG from the Dysidea avara chromosome 13, odDysAvar1.4, whole genome shotgun sequence genome contains:
- the LOC136242145 gene encoding crystallin J1A-like: MSGHDDWQVFLKQVDKLTTVKQRAIAAVLGALVADAASQPLHWIYNDDKMKEVLAGGVDPAFSPVSHNAFYTLETGCQSPYGDELFVQAKCLVRCKGFKSDEFGKEYYTFFGPKSVYDGSSVSSSYQKGVTSSQYPVKGHWRDKVISDFIEKYESKQKTGDPTSVDPDALVAVIPIVSHYAGKPDFMQRCTEAVEVLQTCPDAVNSALMAGKILEKFILKVDDKDDPRATLNEAMSEWDSLASASPGVLDAKMSQVVKEVVESDLNMSAVDATKQFGKA